A single Microbacterium protaetiae DNA region contains:
- the menE gene encoding o-succinylbenzoate--CoA ligase, producing MLNQGIGTWVNRRAQRMREDAAVTFRDQRIGYDELDERIVRLADALHTRGVRAGDRVAYLGNNHPSFLEALFATTMIGAIFVPLNTRLAPPEIEFAVDNSGATTLIFQSALLELARAGTWSSSARRRICVGGSDIPGVEDYDEVVASGAPDYRDHLVALDDPALILYTSGTTGYPKGAVLTHGNLTWNTFNALVDYGIGAGERVLLISPMFHVASLGMGALPILLQGGTVVLHEKFEPGDVLRAIEREQVTMLSGVPTTYQLIEEHPDWATTDLSSLRHLTCGGSTMPKRMLEAYEARGLHFSCGYGMTETSPGATAMPPHMSVEKMGSSGLKHFFTDVKVVNEEGRMCPPGEVGEILVSGPNVITEYWRRPEATAETIVDGWLHTGDLGYLDEDGYLFVVDRLKDMIISGGENIYSAEVEGAIMQIPEISGVALIGMPDPKWGEVPVAVATLDEGASLTAAEVIERLQGRLAKYKIPRDVRFVDELPRTASGKIRKGDLRTQFGE from the coding sequence ATGCTCAACCAAGGCATCGGCACCTGGGTGAACCGGCGCGCGCAGCGCATGCGCGAAGACGCCGCGGTGACGTTTCGCGACCAGCGCATCGGCTACGACGAGCTCGATGAGCGCATCGTGCGGCTCGCCGACGCCCTGCACACCCGCGGGGTGCGCGCCGGCGACCGGGTGGCGTACCTGGGCAACAACCACCCGTCGTTCCTCGAGGCGCTGTTTGCCACCACGATGATCGGGGCGATCTTCGTTCCGCTGAACACGCGTCTGGCCCCGCCCGAGATCGAGTTCGCCGTCGACAATTCGGGGGCCACCACGCTCATCTTCCAGAGCGCGCTGCTCGAGCTCGCCCGTGCCGGCACCTGGTCGAGCTCTGCCCGCCGGCGCATCTGCGTGGGCGGCAGCGACATCCCGGGCGTCGAGGACTACGACGAGGTCGTCGCGTCGGGTGCGCCCGACTACCGGGACCACCTGGTCGCTCTCGATGACCCCGCGCTGATCCTGTACACCTCGGGCACCACTGGATACCCGAAGGGGGCCGTGCTCACGCACGGCAATCTCACCTGGAACACCTTCAACGCGCTCGTGGATTACGGCATCGGCGCGGGCGAACGCGTGCTGCTGATCTCGCCGATGTTCCACGTCGCCTCGCTCGGCATGGGCGCCCTGCCGATTCTGCTGCAGGGCGGCACGGTCGTGCTGCACGAGAAGTTCGAGCCGGGCGACGTTCTGCGCGCGATCGAGCGGGAGCAGGTCACGATGCTCTCGGGCGTGCCCACGACGTACCAGCTGATCGAGGAGCACCCCGACTGGGCCACCACCGATCTGTCGAGCCTGCGCCATCTGACCTGCGGAGGCTCCACGATGCCGAAGCGGATGCTGGAGGCCTACGAAGCGCGCGGGCTGCACTTCTCGTGCGGATACGGCATGACCGAGACGTCGCCGGGGGCGACGGCGATGCCGCCGCATATGAGCGTCGAGAAGATGGGATCGTCGGGCCTGAAGCACTTCTTCACCGACGTGAAGGTCGTCAATGAAGAAGGGCGGATGTGCCCGCCCGGCGAGGTCGGCGAGATTCTGGTGAGCGGACCGAACGTGATCACCGAGTACTGGCGGCGCCCCGAGGCCACGGCCGAGACGATCGTCGACGGATGGCTGCACACCGGCGACCTCGGCTACCTCGACGAAGACGGCTACCTGTTCGTCGTCGACCGGTTGAAGGACATGATCATCTCTGGGGGCGAGAACATCTACTCCGCCGAGGTCGAAGGGGCGATCATGCAGATTCCCGAGATCTCGGGCGTCGCCCTCATCGGGATGCCCGACCCGAAGTGGGGCGAGGTGCCGGTGGCTGTGGCGACCCTCGACGAGGGCGCGTCGCTGACCGCGGCCGAGGTCATCGAGCGGCTGCAGGGTCGGCTGGCGAAGTACAAGATCCCGCGCGACGTGAGGTTCGTCGACGAACTGCCCCGCACCGCCAGCGGAAAGATCCGCAAGGGCGATCTGCGCACGCAGTTCGGCGAGTAG
- a CDS encoding MarR family winged helix-turn-helix transcriptional regulator, producing MPDSAPSSVTTATEAPPVTLLYLIKQVELAVRSRLDELAAAHGITTIQYTALTVLERHPGLIAAQLARTSFVRAQSMTQLLDALESRGLVQRVRDPSSRRQLRIFLTDAAHELLDRMREPAAEIERDMTAALTLGDVEALSGMLQSCRIALAGAAAR from the coding sequence ATGCCCGATAGCGCACCATCATCGGTCACCACGGCGACCGAAGCGCCCCCGGTGACACTGCTGTATCTCATCAAGCAGGTCGAGCTTGCGGTGCGCTCGCGCCTGGACGAGCTGGCGGCGGCGCACGGCATCACAACCATCCAGTACACCGCGCTGACGGTGCTCGAGCGGCATCCCGGGCTGATCGCCGCGCAGCTGGCGCGCACGTCGTTCGTACGCGCACAGAGCATGACGCAACTGCTGGATGCTCTCGAGTCACGCGGGCTCGTCCAGCGGGTGCGCGATCCCTCGTCGCGGCGGCAGCTGCGCATCTTCCTCACCGACGCCGCACACGAGCTGCTCGACCGCATGCGCGAACCCGCCGCCGAGATCGAGCGCGATATGACGGCGGCGCTCACGCTCGGCGATGTCGAAGCACTGAGTGGGATGCTGCAGTCCTGCCGGATCGCCCTGGCCGGCGCCGCGGCGCGCTGA
- a CDS encoding branched-chain amino acid ABC transporter permease codes for MSTSAVRIRPILRPVRWIAAIVVFVILAIIPLVLNDLTFFVQTVLAAVVVTGLSLFMGYAGQVSLGQSAFVAVGGLSVAALTVNLGVPPLLTLVLAPILGAAVAALIGWPLLRLRGHYLAFGTLAVLLIIQTVMATVPFLGGGIGIFGIPPLSIGPVVFSGQLPYAYLALAALAGAMAVAHNLVNSRFGRGIRALAGSESAAASSGVAVLRSKVVVFAIAGAFAGLAGGIGAFFTPFVSQESYPPLASFGYVIMAMVGGLGTLWGGVVGAVALSLWLQLLSALAALPGLPPTAGPILQYAGYGVVLVVFLLLLPRGIVPSVADAVNRWTARRRPPAPPVPTPEEVAADAR; via the coding sequence ATGAGCACCAGTGCCGTGCGCATCCGGCCGATTCTGCGCCCGGTGCGCTGGATCGCGGCCATCGTCGTGTTCGTGATCCTCGCGATCATCCCGCTGGTGCTGAACGATCTGACGTTCTTCGTGCAGACGGTGCTGGCCGCCGTCGTGGTCACCGGACTCTCGCTGTTCATGGGGTACGCCGGTCAGGTCTCGCTCGGGCAGAGCGCGTTCGTCGCCGTCGGCGGCCTGAGCGTGGCCGCCCTCACCGTCAACCTCGGGGTGCCGCCGCTGCTCACCCTCGTGCTGGCGCCCATACTGGGTGCGGCGGTGGCGGCGCTGATCGGCTGGCCACTGCTGCGCCTGCGCGGACACTACCTCGCCTTCGGCACGCTCGCAGTGCTGCTGATCATCCAGACCGTGATGGCCACCGTGCCGTTCCTCGGCGGCGGCATCGGCATCTTCGGCATCCCGCCCCTCTCGATCGGCCCCGTCGTGTTCAGTGGCCAGCTGCCCTACGCGTACCTCGCGCTGGCGGCTCTGGCCGGTGCCATGGCGGTCGCACACAATCTGGTGAACTCTCGGTTCGGCCGCGGCATCCGGGCCCTTGCCGGCAGTGAGAGCGCGGCGGCATCCAGTGGCGTGGCGGTGCTGCGCAGCAAGGTGGTCGTCTTCGCCATCGCCGGCGCCTTCGCGGGCCTGGCCGGCGGCATCGGCGCCTTCTTCACGCCGTTCGTCAGCCAGGAGTCCTACCCGCCGCTCGCGTCGTTCGGCTACGTCATCATGGCGATGGTCGGGGGGCTCGGCACGCTGTGGGGCGGTGTCGTGGGCGCTGTCGCGCTGAGCCTGTGGCTGCAGTTGCTCAGCGCCCTGGCCGCGCTGCCCGGACTGCCCCCGACGGCCGGCCCGATTCTGCAGTACGCCGGATACGGTGTTGTGCTCGTGGTCTTCTTGCTGCTGCTGCCGCGCGGGATAGTACCGTCGGTGGCGGATGCCGTGAACCGATGGACCGCGCGGCGCCGCCCGCCGGCGCCGCCGGTACCCACGCCTGAGGAGGTCGCCGCAGATGCCCGATAG
- a CDS encoding branched-chain amino acid ABC transporter permease: MQAFLTYVISGLALAGSFALIGSGIVVVYRVTHVLNFAQGMLAVFGAMISYSLLGGMLPHGLAELVAVLCCAVIGVAIGIVAIGKPGTPPMIALLITLGLGMIAAAVVIAVWGQTPVSPPGVTGSVDIFGVSLETQRLLVFVVALVTFALLSLFFARTDIGKALTAAASNPRAARLVGINTRAMGLVAFGIAGILGGLAGVLIAPTTAISVSSDLPLVLSGFAAAIFGGLRSPWLTFLGAVILGVVGQLVAAYGNGSYQTPIALLMMLVIMIVRARSMTTEEAK, from the coding sequence ATGCAGGCGTTCCTCACCTATGTCATCTCGGGTCTGGCACTAGCCGGCTCGTTCGCCCTGATCGGCAGCGGCATCGTGGTGGTCTACCGCGTCACGCACGTGCTCAACTTCGCGCAGGGCATGCTCGCGGTGTTCGGCGCGATGATCTCCTACAGCCTCTTGGGCGGGATGCTGCCGCACGGCCTTGCCGAACTGGTGGCGGTGCTGTGCTGCGCGGTGATCGGCGTGGCCATCGGCATCGTCGCCATCGGCAAGCCCGGCACGCCGCCCATGATCGCGCTGCTGATCACCCTCGGCCTGGGCATGATCGCCGCAGCGGTGGTCATCGCGGTGTGGGGACAGACGCCGGTCTCGCCGCCCGGCGTGACCGGGAGCGTCGACATCTTCGGCGTGAGCCTGGAAACCCAGCGACTGCTCGTCTTCGTGGTGGCACTTGTCACCTTCGCGCTCCTGAGCCTGTTCTTCGCCCGCACCGACATCGGCAAGGCCCTCACCGCTGCGGCATCCAACCCCCGCGCGGCGAGGCTGGTGGGCATCAACACCCGAGCCATGGGTCTGGTCGCGTTCGGCATCGCGGGCATCCTGGGCGGCCTTGCCGGCGTGCTGATAGCGCCGACGACGGCGATCTCGGTGTCGTCCGACCTTCCCCTCGTTCTCAGCGGATTCGCCGCCGCGATCTTCGGCGGCCTGCGCAGTCCGTGGCTGACGTTTCTGGGGGCGGTGATCCTCGGCGTGGTCGGCCAGCTCGTGGCCGCCTACGGCAACGGCTCGTATCAGACCCCGATAGCGCTGCTGATGATGCTCGTCATCATGATCGTGCGAGCGCGCAGCATGACCACCGAGGAGGCCAAATGA
- a CDS encoding ABC transporter ATP-binding protein has protein sequence MMLSIDDLVVRYGAATALDGVSLTVGDAELVALVGPNGAGKTSLVNAISGIVKPVSGRIEVGGRVAQVPEGRQMFGELSVEDNLRLGAWRHRPKTTAPVYELLPDLRRLRTQRADTLSGGQQQMVAVGRALMAQPDLLVVDELSLGLAPMVAAQLVEHLAELNRTRGTAVLLIEQEIGLAFELCSRAYVLESGRIVAEGPTEQLRHAPELQDAYFGGLDVAGAED, from the coding sequence ATGATGCTCTCCATCGACGACCTCGTCGTGCGCTACGGTGCCGCCACGGCGCTCGACGGCGTGTCGCTGACCGTGGGCGACGCTGAGCTCGTGGCGCTGGTCGGCCCCAACGGGGCGGGCAAGACGTCTCTGGTCAATGCGATCTCGGGGATAGTGAAGCCCGTATCGGGACGGATCGAGGTCGGCGGACGCGTCGCGCAGGTACCCGAGGGACGGCAGATGTTCGGCGAACTCAGCGTCGAAGACAATCTGCGCCTGGGCGCCTGGCGGCATCGCCCCAAGACCACCGCTCCGGTCTACGAGCTACTGCCCGATCTTCGGCGGTTGCGCACCCAGCGCGCCGACACGCTCTCGGGCGGGCAGCAGCAGATGGTCGCGGTGGGGCGGGCGCTGATGGCACAGCCCGATCTGCTGGTCGTCGACGAGCTGTCGCTGGGCCTCGCGCCAATGGTCGCAGCCCAGCTGGTCGAGCACCTTGCCGAGCTCAACCGCACGCGCGGCACCGCCGTGCTGCTGATCGAGCAAGAGATCGGCCTGGCCTTCGAGCTGTGCTCGCGCGCCTATGTGCTCGAGTCGGGACGCATCGTCGCCGAGGGCCCGACCGAGCAGTTGCGCCATGCCCCCGAATTGCAGGACGCCTACTTCGGCGGTCTCGATGTCGCCGGAGCGGAGGACTGA
- a CDS encoding ABC transporter ATP-binding protein, with product MLDVERLSRTFGGVYANRDVSLTVADGELRGVIGPNGAGKSTLFTMISGHLHAQSGRITLDGQHIDRLPPHRRAQLGVAIVFQGARLFPGMSVLANVAVGATSRTRAGAVSAALRLPRHRREEREIFADAHEALARVGLSEWADRDAEQLPLGQQRRLQLARALTASPKLLLLDEPASGLRANERRELSHLIRELHRDGMTIMLIEHDVSMVTSLADRITVLDLGEVIADGTPDEIRRDPRVIAAYLGKDAAA from the coding sequence ATGCTCGACGTGGAGCGGCTGTCCCGGACTTTCGGGGGCGTCTACGCCAACCGGGATGTCTCCCTCACGGTCGCCGACGGCGAGCTGCGAGGCGTGATCGGCCCGAACGGGGCGGGCAAGTCGACGTTGTTCACGATGATCAGCGGACACCTGCACGCCCAATCGGGCCGGATCACGCTCGACGGTCAGCACATCGACCGCCTTCCGCCGCACCGGCGGGCGCAGCTGGGCGTTGCCATCGTCTTCCAGGGCGCGCGACTTTTCCCCGGGATGTCGGTGCTGGCCAACGTCGCGGTCGGTGCGACCTCGCGCACCCGCGCCGGAGCCGTCAGCGCGGCCCTGCGCCTGCCGCGACACCGGCGGGAGGAGCGCGAGATCTTCGCCGACGCCCACGAGGCGCTGGCGCGCGTCGGCCTGTCGGAGTGGGCCGACCGCGACGCCGAGCAGCTGCCGCTGGGCCAGCAGCGACGTCTGCAGCTGGCACGGGCGCTGACCGCGAGCCCGAAGCTCCTGCTCCTGGACGAACCCGCCTCCGGACTGCGTGCGAACGAACGACGCGAGCTGTCGCACCTGATCCGCGAACTGCACCGCGACGGTATGACCATCATGCTCATCGAGCACGACGTGTCGATGGTCACCAGCCTCGCCGACCGCATCACGGTCCTCGACCTCGGTGAGGTCATCGCCGACGGCACGCCCGATGAGATCCGCCGTGACCCGCGGGTGATCGCCGCATATTTGGGTAAGGATGCCGCTGCATGA
- a CDS encoding ABC transporter substrate-binding protein — MKSKTLLAVAAFATASVTALALSGCSGNGGQSPTGDAGGTIKIGAVMPLTGPLAALGAGDKEAAEQAVADINKAGGINGRQVELTVADDKTDPTESVKQFNQMAADNSYSAMLASSMTSAAAAVSSSITQYKIPTIALSPVDQYVDGSNPYAFTSPGNTAIYAAALVDYWKANGVKTVAVAYTGTDLYGQNGEKSTKSLAEAAGMNIVLDEAYDPAATDFTPLITKVVAAKPDAFVQWGSGPAPVIITKQIAGKGVPFYVTGSQASNLWLEPSGDAAEGVIGATTAALDPDSLPDGAYKDLVMAVAQPWRDQNKGVNPPEFAYGGATAIELLKNAIEKAGSTDRGKIRDALEATDLLTPNGHYHYSKSDHMGLDASAIGIMVVKDGVWKATDWQVDKFKTDAPK, encoded by the coding sequence ATGAAGTCCAAGACCCTGCTTGCCGTCGCTGCGTTTGCGACGGCATCTGTCACTGCGCTTGCGCTGTCCGGTTGTTCGGGCAACGGGGGCCAGTCGCCGACCGGCGATGCCGGCGGCACCATCAAGATCGGCGCGGTGATGCCGCTGACCGGTCCGCTCGCGGCCCTCGGCGCCGGCGACAAGGAGGCCGCCGAACAGGCGGTCGCCGACATCAACAAGGCCGGCGGCATCAACGGCCGTCAGGTCGAGCTGACCGTCGCCGACGATAAGACCGATCCGACCGAGTCGGTGAAGCAGTTCAACCAAATGGCCGCAGACAACAGCTACTCCGCGATGCTGGCCAGTTCGATGACCTCCGCAGCCGCCGCGGTGAGCTCGAGCATCACGCAGTACAAGATCCCGACGATAGCGCTCAGCCCGGTCGACCAATACGTCGACGGCAGTAACCCCTATGCGTTCACCTCGCCTGGAAACACGGCGATCTACGCCGCGGCGCTCGTGGACTACTGGAAGGCGAACGGCGTCAAGACGGTGGCCGTCGCCTATACCGGTACCGATCTCTATGGGCAGAACGGCGAGAAGTCGACCAAGAGCCTGGCCGAGGCCGCGGGCATGAACATCGTGCTCGACGAAGCCTACGACCCTGCGGCGACCGACTTCACCCCGCTCATCACCAAGGTCGTCGCCGCCAAGCCCGACGCCTTCGTGCAGTGGGGATCGGGACCGGCTCCCGTGATCATCACGAAGCAGATCGCCGGCAAGGGCGTTCCCTTCTACGTGACCGGATCGCAGGCGTCGAACCTGTGGCTCGAGCCGTCGGGGGATGCCGCCGAGGGAGTGATCGGCGCCACCACAGCAGCACTCGACCCCGACAGCCTGCCCGACGGCGCCTATAAGGACCTCGTGATGGCCGTCGCCCAGCCGTGGCGCGACCAGAACAAGGGCGTGAACCCGCCCGAGTTCGCATATGGCGGCGCGACGGCCATCGAGCTGTTGAAGAACGCGATCGAGAAGGCCGGCTCGACCGACCGCGGCAAGATCCGCGACGCCCTCGAGGCAACCGACCTGCTCACGCCCAACGGGCACTACCACTACAGCAAGAGCGACCACATGGGACTGGACGCAAGCGCCATCGGCATCATGGTCGTCAAGGACGGCGTGTGGAAGGCCACCGACTGGCAGGTCGACAAGTTCAAGACGGACGCGCCGAAGTAG
- a CDS encoding alpha/beta hydrolase — MTRRFTRAFTTIATSAALVLTGGVAAQAAATTATPTTATPTAAAPTHFTGTLSDGATWVADKPAVWNGVLVLYSHGFGTLSPSDAPNPDTQAALLGAGYALVGSSYSGPSLWALASATDDQFAALAAAKRVIGHPRQVLALGTSMGGLISAQEAERAKGRIDGALTTCGLLGGGVNLNNYQLDGEHAIAQLLADDPDIQLVDYADGAQAQAAISALSGAVTAGQQTATGRARIALAAALMQVPDWISGDTPPTSAAEQESQEAAWLPPMLSFTISGRPSIEQSAGGNASWNVGVDYAKLIKKSDKYRQIRTLYKAAGLNLDADLRTLTRTADIAPDPTALRNLTATSTVTGRITVPELTLHTISDQLAPVTYENLYRDQVNRAGRGHLLRQAFTQSIGHCNFTPSEIVGALNVVHTRVSSGHWPSTTARSLTRAANATGVGTSSFIEYHPATFVNARSYTWHHHPSRR; from the coding sequence ATGACCAGACGATTCACCCGCGCCTTCACCACGATCGCCACCTCGGCGGCGCTCGTGCTCACCGGCGGCGTTGCCGCGCAGGCTGCAGCCACCACCGCGACCCCCACCACCGCGACCCCCACCGCCGCCGCGCCGACCCACTTCACCGGCACCCTCAGCGATGGGGCGACCTGGGTCGCCGACAAACCTGCTGTGTGGAACGGCGTTCTCGTGCTGTACAGCCACGGGTTCGGCACCTTGTCCCCCTCTGATGCGCCGAATCCCGACACTCAGGCGGCACTGCTCGGGGCTGGCTATGCGCTGGTCGGGTCGTCTTACAGCGGGCCGAGCCTGTGGGCTCTGGCATCGGCGACCGACGATCAGTTTGCTGCGCTGGCCGCAGCGAAACGCGTGATCGGCCATCCGCGCCAGGTGCTTGCTCTGGGCACGTCGATGGGCGGACTCATCAGCGCTCAGGAGGCTGAGCGCGCAAAGGGACGCATCGACGGAGCCCTCACCACTTGCGGTCTGCTCGGTGGCGGAGTGAACCTCAACAACTACCAACTCGACGGCGAACACGCCATCGCGCAGTTGCTGGCCGACGATCCCGACATCCAACTCGTGGACTACGCCGATGGCGCTCAGGCACAGGCAGCGATCTCGGCTCTGTCCGGCGCCGTGACCGCGGGACAGCAGACTGCGACCGGGCGAGCCCGGATCGCCTTGGCGGCCGCGCTCATGCAAGTACCCGACTGGATCAGCGGCGACACCCCGCCGACATCCGCTGCCGAGCAAGAGTCGCAAGAGGCCGCATGGTTGCCGCCGATGCTGAGCTTCACCATCTCAGGCCGCCCTTCGATCGAGCAGTCCGCCGGCGGTAACGCCTCGTGGAACGTCGGCGTCGACTACGCGAAACTCATCAAGAAGTCGGACAAATACCGGCAGATCCGCACGCTGTACAAGGCAGCCGGATTGAACCTCGATGCCGACCTGCGCACGCTGACCCGCACCGCTGACATCGCGCCCGACCCCACGGCCCTGCGCAACCTCACGGCGACATCCACCGTGACCGGGCGGATCACGGTGCCCGAACTCACCCTGCACACCATCAGCGACCAGCTCGCGCCGGTGACCTACGAGAACCTGTACCGCGACCAGGTGAACCGTGCCGGGCGCGGCCACCTGCTGCGCCAGGCATTCACGCAGTCGATCGGGCACTGCAACTTCACTCCGTCCGAGATCGTGGGCGCCCTGAACGTCGTGCACACCCGCGTGTCAAGCGGGCACTGGCCGAGCACGACAGCACGCTCGCTCACGCGGGCCGCAAATGCCACCGGCGTCGGGACGAGCAGTTTCATCGAGTACCACCCTGCGACGTTCGTCAACGCACGCAGCTACACCTGGCACCATCACCCGTCGCGCCGCTGA